GCAGATGGTCGGGCCGCGCGGAAAGGTCATCGGCGACAAGGGGCTGACGGACGCCGAGGGTCTGGCGGTGCGTGACGGCATCGCGACCGCGAGTTTCGAGCGCGCGCACCGGGTTTCCGAATACAGGCTGGATCCGGCGGACATGAAGAGCCAGATCCGCGACTTGGGCTACGTCATCCCGCCGCGGGAGATGCGCAACAACCGGGGCCTCGAGACGATCGCCTATGCGCCGAAGGACGGGGCGCTGGCCGGCGCCCGCGTGGTCGTATCGGAAAAGAGCCTCGACCGGAACGGCAACATCTTCGCCGCGATCATCGAAGGACCGGGGCAGGGCGTGTTCACGGTCGCTCGCCGCGGCGAGTTCGACATCACCGACGGTGCCTTCCTGCCGGATGGCGACCTGCTCCTTCTCGAACGCAGCTACGCCATCTCGCGCGGTGTGGGCATGCGGCTGCGTCGCATCCCGTCAGCCGACATTCGCAAGGGCGCGGTGGCCGACGGAGAGATCCTGTTCGAAGCCGGCATGACCTATCAGATCGACAACATGGAGGGGCTCGACGTCTGGCGCCGCGCCGACGGCGCGCTCATGGTGTCGCTGATCTCCGACGACAACCACTCGATCCTGCAGCGCAACCTGTATCTGGAGTTCGTGCTGCACGAAGAATAGGGCACGCCCATCGCTCGCCGCGGGTTTCAGCGAAGGGCCGGCACCGGCTTCAGGACCGACAGCAGCGCCCCATAGGGCGCGAGCATGGCGACCCCGATCAGGATCTTGACGGCGAAATCGCCGAGCGCCAGCGACACCCACAGCGGCGCCTGTCCGCCGAGGAAGGGGACCGCGAAGGCGAGCGAGCCGTCCTCCATGCCGAAGGCGGCGTCGATGCCGGCGAAGGTTCCCGAGAAGGCGAGGCCGAAGAAGAGGACCGTGTCGAGCGCGGAGCCGATCAGCGTCGAGAGAAAGGGCGCCTGCCACCAGGCCCTGCCGCGCAGACGGTCGAACACGGCCGTGTCGAGGAGCTGGGCTGCGAGGAAGGCCGAGCCGGAGGCGATCGCTATGCGCGGCGTGGCGAGCCAGACCGACAGCGCCACGGCGATGACGAAACCCGCCAGGACCACCCGGCGCGCGGCGCTTGCGCCGAAGCGGCGGTTGGTCAGGTCGTTGACGAGGAAGGCTGCCGGATAGGTGAAGGCGCCCCAGGTGAGGAGTTCGCCCAGTCCGAGATGCTCGAAGGGATACTGGACGAGGACGTTCGACAAGGCGACGATGATCGCCATGGCCGCGACGAACGGCAGGACGCGCAGGCTGCTGGTCATTTTTTTATCCTGGGTGATGGAACCAGAAAGGCGGGCCGTAAGCCCGCCTTGCGATGATGTCCGGACGAAGGCCGAACGCGGATCAGGCGGCCGGCTGGTCGGCCAGCTTCTTGGTGATCTGCTTCTTCAGGAGACGCGCACGCTGCGACAGCTCGGCCACGTCGGCCTTGAGCAGGAAGGCATCGAGCCCGCCGCGATGCTCGACCGAGCGCAGCGCGTTCGCGGAGACGCGAAGGCGGACGCTCTGGTTGAGCGCCTCCGACATCAGCGTCACGTTGACGAGGTTGGGCAGGAAGCGGCGACGCGTCTTGTTGTTGGCGTGGCTCACATTGTTGCCGTACAGGACGGCCTTGGCGGTCAGTTCGCAAGCGCGGGACATGGTTCTCTACCTTCGGTTCTCGTCGGACCAATCGACCGACCCGCACCAGACCGTATGGCGCGCGGGCTTTGTCAGGCGGCCTCGTGGGAAAAAGTCGGGGTTCCTTAGTGGGAAACGGACCGATCGTCAAGCGCAGCGCCCGCGCAAACGACTCCGGCGTCTCGATCCGTGCCGGAATGCCGCTGCCACAGATCGGCCGAAACTTTCCGCCACATGATCGGTTTCGGCACCGAGCCGCCGACCGGCTTCATGCGAGGACCAGACAGTGCAACGCCTATCCAATCCCCTGCGCATCGCGGTCATTCT
The nucleotide sequence above comes from Aquibium microcysteis. Encoded proteins:
- the rpmB gene encoding 50S ribosomal protein L28, with protein sequence MSRACELTAKAVLYGNNVSHANNKTRRRFLPNLVNVTLMSEALNQSVRLRVSANALRSVEHRGGLDAFLLKADVAELSQRARLLKKQITKKLADQPAA
- a CDS encoding VUT family protein — encoded protein: MTSSLRVLPFVAAMAIIVALSNVLVQYPFEHLGLGELLTWGAFTYPAAFLVNDLTNRRFGASAARRVVLAGFVIAVALSVWLATPRIAIASGSAFLAAQLLDTAVFDRLRGRAWWQAPFLSTLIGSALDTVLFFGLAFSGTFAGIDAAFGMEDGSLAFAVPFLGGQAPLWVSLALGDFAVKILIGVAMLAPYGALLSVLKPVPALR
- a CDS encoding esterase-like activity of phytase family protein: MAPDRGAPEGVPSSRGGVRGAVLGAVLTAAALVPAAAAWSVVQAHSADAAVERVEIRSWPIRSFRIGSAQTRFGPLEFVGGLEMASADRDFGALSAFRFLDPGGRIVGVADTGFWFFGRLERDAEGRPSGMADFTMQQMVGPRGKVIGDKGLTDAEGLAVRDGIATASFERAHRVSEYRLDPADMKSQIRDLGYVIPPREMRNNRGLETIAYAPKDGALAGARVVVSEKSLDRNGNIFAAIIEGPGQGVFTVARRGEFDITDGAFLPDGDLLLLERSYAISRGVGMRLRRIPSADIRKGAVADGEILFEAGMTYQIDNMEGLDVWRRADGALMVSLISDDNHSILQRNLYLEFVLHEE